A portion of the Corynebacterium rouxii genome contains these proteins:
- the pyrR gene encoding bifunctional pyr operon transcriptional regulator/uracil phosphoribosyltransferase PyrR, whose protein sequence is MSENNGDNIELLSENDVARTIARIAHQIIEKTALDASGTKPVLLLGIPSGGVPIAFQLAQKIKEFTGVDVPVGSLDVTLYRDDLRKNPHRALQPTNLPIDGINGHHIILVDDVLYSGRTIRAALDALRDIGRPDIIQLAVLVDRGHRQLPIRADYVGKNLPTSRGEDVQVFIKEIDGRTAVVLTRGTEEA, encoded by the coding sequence GCGACAATATCGAACTTCTTTCGGAAAACGATGTTGCTCGTACTATTGCACGCATCGCGCACCAAATTATTGAAAAAACTGCGCTCGACGCATCAGGTACAAAGCCTGTTTTGCTGCTCGGTATTCCTTCTGGTGGAGTGCCTATCGCGTTTCAGCTCGCGCAAAAAATCAAAGAATTTACCGGAGTTGATGTCCCGGTTGGTTCACTAGATGTCACCCTTTATCGTGATGATCTGAGAAAAAATCCCCATCGTGCGCTACAGCCAACTAACCTTCCGATAGATGGAATAAATGGGCATCATATTATTTTGGTAGATGATGTTCTTTATTCTGGCCGCACAATTCGTGCCGCTCTTGATGCTCTTCGCGATATCGGTCGACCAGATATTATTCAGCTCGCTGTATTGGTGGATAGGGGCCATCGGCAGTTGCCTATCCGCGCAGATTATGTTGGCAAGAATTTGCCTACTTCTCGTGGCGAAGATGTTCAAGTCTTTATCAAAGAAATTGATGGCCGAACAGCCGTTGTTTTGACTCGCGGCACGGAGGAAGCATAG